The Coregonus clupeaformis isolate EN_2021a chromosome 26, ASM2061545v1, whole genome shotgun sequence genome window below encodes:
- the LOC121539951 gene encoding regulator of G-protein signaling 21-like isoform X1: MDRKLFCCFCRVPKPPNDEVVSWRQSLKKLLECKTGQLAFREFLKTEYSEENILFWLACEEYKTITSNTEMAEAAKRIYTEFVQVDAPRQINIDCETRQEITNSMSQPTLSCFEKAQRVIYKLMKKDSYPRFLKSEIYQALLEPSDAS, from the exons ATGGACAGGAA GCTTTTTTGTTGTTTCTGTAGGGTCCCCAAGCCCCCCAATGATGAAGTCGTGTCATGGCGACAGTCCCTCAAAAAACTTCTGGAGTGTAAAA CAGGGCAGCTGGCCTTCAGAGAGTTCCTGAAGACAGAGTACAGCGAGGAGAACATCTTGTTCTGGCTGGCCTGTGAGGAGTACAAGACCATCACCTCCAACACTGAGATGGCTGAAGCAGCCAAAAGGATCTACACAGAGTTTGTACAGGTCGACGCCCCCAGACAG ATAAACATCGACTGTGAGACCAGGCAGGAGATTACAAACAGCATGTCTCAGCCGACCCTGAGCTGCTTCGAGAAGGCACAGAGAGTGATATACAAGCTGATGAAAAAGGACAGTTATCCCAGATTCCTGAAATCTGAAATCTATCAGGCTCTTTTAGAACCGTCAGACGCCAGCTGA
- the LOC121539951 gene encoding regulator of G-protein signaling 21-like isoform X2: MDRKVPKPPNDEVVSWRQSLKKLLECKTGQLAFREFLKTEYSEENILFWLACEEYKTITSNTEMAEAAKRIYTEFVQVDAPRQINIDCETRQEITNSMSQPTLSCFEKAQRVIYKLMKKDSYPRFLKSEIYQALLEPSDAS, from the exons ATGGACAGGAA GGTCCCCAAGCCCCCCAATGATGAAGTCGTGTCATGGCGACAGTCCCTCAAAAAACTTCTGGAGTGTAAAA CAGGGCAGCTGGCCTTCAGAGAGTTCCTGAAGACAGAGTACAGCGAGGAGAACATCTTGTTCTGGCTGGCCTGTGAGGAGTACAAGACCATCACCTCCAACACTGAGATGGCTGAAGCAGCCAAAAGGATCTACACAGAGTTTGTACAGGTCGACGCCCCCAGACAG ATAAACATCGACTGTGAGACCAGGCAGGAGATTACAAACAGCATGTCTCAGCCGACCCTGAGCTGCTTCGAGAAGGCACAGAGAGTGATATACAAGCTGATGAAAAAGGACAGTTATCCCAGATTCCTGAAATCTGAAATCTATCAGGCTCTTTTAGAACCGTCAGACGCCAGCTGA